The following are from one region of the Silene latifolia isolate original U9 population chromosome 9, ASM4854445v1, whole genome shotgun sequence genome:
- the LOC141599687 gene encoding uncharacterized protein LOC141599687 has product MVFIYGVKIPLGAERIGVGGGDRRMVTCVGEGIGGVGTKVGVGGGNTVIGVGGVEEGITGGENCGGRIGACGGSKGIGVGGGDKNGMTGVGGGDKKGNTGVSGGDKKGNTGVGGGDAKGTAGVGGGNRGIGVGGGDANGTTGVGGGDVKGTIGVGGGGGNIGIGVGGGDVNGTIGVGGGEKGMGIGGGDAGIIGVGGGDEGIGGGEATGGGRTGVGGGEATGGGKIGDGGGEATGGGSIGGGGDNGIGVDGGGGDAIGGGKTGGGGDATGGGRIGDGGGGDIGIGGGGEGIGSGGGGGETSGGGGENNGGGGENSGGGGGENNGGGGENSGGGGETSGGGGETNGGGGETNEGGETIGGGDANGGGEGTKGANGGEGTRGGGGGGKIGGTSGGGGVSIGGGG; this is encoded by the coding sequence ATGGTTTTCATTTATGGTGTGAAAATACCTTTGGGCGCTGAAAGAATAGGTGTTGGCGGTGGGGATAGAAGGATGGTAACTTGTGTTGGTGAAGGAATTGGTGGTGTTGGAACCAAGGTGGGTGTAGGTGGTGGTAATACTGTGATTGGTGTGGGTGGTGTTGAAGAAGGTATAACCGGTGGTGAAAATTGTGGTGGAAGGATTGGTGCTTGTGGAGGTAGTAAAGGGATCGGCGTCGGTGGAGGTGACAAAAATGGAATGACTGGTGTTGGTGGCGGTGACAAAAAAGGAAATACTGGTGTTAGTGGCGGTGACAAAAAAGGAAAtactggtgttggtggtggtgatgCAAAGGGAACtgctggcgttggtggtggtaATAGAGGGATTGGTGTTGGAGGTGGTGATGCAAATGGAACTACTGGTGTTGGAGGTGGTGATGTGAAGGGAACTATtggcgttggtggtggtggtggtaataTAGGGATTGGCGTTGGTGGTGGTGATGTAAATGGGACAATTGGTGTCGGTGGTGGTGAAAAGGGGATGGGGATTGGCGGTGGTGATGCAGGAATTATTGGTGTTGGTGGAGGTGATGAGGGGATCGGTGGTGGTGAGGCAACTGGTGGTGGAAGAACCGGTGTGGGTGGTGGTGAGGCAACTGGTGGTGGAAAgattggtgatggtggtggtgaggCAACTGGTGGTGGCAGTATCGGTGGTGGTGGCGATAATGGGATTGGtgttgatggtggtggtggtgatgcaATTGGTGGCGGGAAGACAGGCGGCGGCGGTGATGCAACTGGTGGTGGAAGAATCGGTGATGGCGGAGGTGGTGATATAGGGATTGGTGGCGGAGGGGAAGGAATTGGATCTGGTGGTGGGGGTGGTGAAACCAGTGGAGGAGGTGGTGAAAACAATGGAGGTGGCGGTGAAAATAGTGGAGGTGGGGGTGGTGAAAACAATGGAGGTGGCGGTGAAAATAGTGGAGGTGGGGGTGAGACCAGTGGAGGTGGTGGTGAAACCAATGGAGGTGGTGGTGAGACCAATGAAGGGGGAGAGACTATTGGAGGCGGTGATGCAAATGGTGGTGGAGAAGGTACTAAAGGAGCAAATGGTGGTGAAGGCActagaggtggtggtggtggtggtaaaaTAGGTGGAACAAGCGGAGGGGGAGGAGTTTCAATTGGAGGTGGTGGATAA